One region of Streptomyces sp. CG4 genomic DNA includes:
- a CDS encoding phenylacetate--CoA ligase family protein, which translates to MPVQSIAELIRFARHNSPFYRELYAHVDDHVTDLTDLPVVPQADFWRANAPRDNRLLTAPLNEAVVFRSGGTTGSPKFSYYTRTEWREFTAAFGAGLVHAGLRPGHRVADLFYAGDLYASFSFVLDSLHRSPVANVRLPIGGATPWESTAATLEEFRVQVVAGTPTTLCALAERLAGANRTLPDVELLFFGGECLFGDQLPLLRAAFPNAEPRSLGYASVDAGLLGAPVPGGDPRMHRAFTPHTVVEILYDETDEPVDGNGVPGRLVVTDLRRRLMPVLRYPAGDRAEWVDRDAGVFRILGRAEEGVRVGPVSLYTEDVHEVVTAADTRGEVTGVQLVVRRRDGRDGLVLRLAVADPGNIPATLGESVVAAVLAQRPFYASATASGHVNPLGVEWVRHQDLAVNSRSGKLIRVVDERPHT; encoded by the coding sequence ATGCCCGTTCAATCAATTGCGGAACTCATACGTTTCGCCCGGCACAACTCACCTTTCTACCGCGAGCTCTACGCCCACGTTGACGATCACGTGACTGATCTCACGGATCTCCCGGTGGTACCCCAGGCCGATTTCTGGCGAGCCAACGCGCCCCGCGACAACCGGCTGCTGACCGCCCCTCTGAACGAAGCGGTCGTATTCCGCAGCGGCGGAACCACGGGCTCGCCCAAGTTCTCCTACTACACCCGTACCGAATGGCGTGAATTCACCGCCGCGTTCGGCGCCGGACTCGTCCACGCCGGGCTGCGGCCCGGTCACCGGGTGGCGGATCTCTTCTACGCGGGCGACCTGTACGCCAGCTTCAGCTTCGTCCTCGACTCCCTGCACCGCTCCCCCGTGGCCAACGTCCGCCTGCCCATCGGCGGCGCGACGCCCTGGGAATCCACCGCGGCGACCCTGGAGGAGTTCCGGGTCCAGGTCGTCGCAGGCACCCCGACCACTCTGTGCGCGCTCGCCGAACGCCTGGCCGGCGCGAACCGGACCCTGCCGGACGTGGAGCTGCTCTTCTTCGGCGGGGAATGCCTCTTCGGAGACCAACTCCCGCTGCTCCGGGCCGCGTTCCCGAATGCCGAGCCGCGCTCCCTGGGCTATGCGAGCGTGGACGCGGGGCTCCTCGGCGCGCCCGTGCCCGGCGGGGATCCGCGCATGCACCGCGCGTTCACACCGCACACGGTGGTCGAGATCCTTTATGACGAGACCGACGAACCCGTCGACGGCAACGGCGTGCCGGGACGGCTCGTCGTCACCGATCTCCGCAGGCGGCTCATGCCCGTGCTCCGCTATCCGGCGGGCGACCGGGCCGAGTGGGTGGACCGGGACGCAGGTGTCTTCCGTATCCTCGGGCGCGCCGAGGAGGGCGTGCGGGTCGGCCCCGTGTCTCTCTACACCGAGGACGTCCACGAGGTCGTCACGGCCGCTGACACCCGCGGCGAGGTGACCGGTGTGCAGCTCGTGGTGCGGCGCCGGGACGGCCGGGACGGCTTGGTGCTGCGGCTCGCGGTCGCCGATCCCGGGAACATTCCTGCCACGCTCGGGGAGTCCGTCGTAGCGGCGGTCCTCGCCCAGCGGCCCTTCTACGCGAGCGCGACCGCCTCCGGGCACGTGAACCCGCTCGGCGTCGAATGGGTACGACACCAGGATCTCGCGGTCAACTCCCGCTCGGGCAAGCTCATCCGGGTCGTCGACGAACGGCCGCACACGTGA
- a CDS encoding sigma-70 family RNA polymerase sigma factor, whose translation MSTQDATETAALVTAARAGDTQAQDALVNAYLTLVYNIVGRALNGSVDVDDVVQETMLRALDGLGGLRAPERFRSWLVAIAMNQVREYRQNRLSAPGGVEEAEDLADPGADFVDLTVVQLQLTGQRLETARATRWLEPDDRELLSLWWLECAGELTRAEVTAALDLSPQHAAVRVQRMKAQLEAARVVVRALDARPRCEELRIVVASWDGRPSALWRKRIARHARGCTLCSGLWSGLMPAEGLLAGLALIAASPALLAIFASGAPKLAAAGAVTPFGDPGGGAGSGPGTGRRRIRGRTGSRSQSRRRRRMRRRAVGGAVVAACVAGGGLWYFGTDSGTDADRANAERSAAVPVLDVSTPSASPSTSPSPSRSATKRKKASTAKPASPAAKSTPSAPESPRPAPAAPSTPQSQPDTSDVAGQVVALVNKQRSAAGCGPLTENPQLQKAAQGQSDDMAARHFFDHTNPDGADPGQRITAAGYQWSTYGENIAQGQQTAAAVMDSWMNSPGHRANILNCSFKDIGVGVHKGQGGPWWTQDFGAKM comes from the coding sequence ATGAGCACGCAGGACGCGACGGAGACGGCGGCACTGGTCACGGCCGCCCGAGCGGGCGACACGCAGGCACAGGACGCCTTGGTCAACGCGTACCTCACCCTGGTCTACAACATCGTGGGCCGGGCGCTGAACGGCTCGGTGGATGTCGACGACGTGGTGCAGGAGACCATGTTGCGGGCCCTGGACGGGCTGGGCGGACTGCGTGCTCCCGAGCGTTTCCGCTCCTGGCTGGTGGCCATCGCGATGAACCAGGTCCGGGAGTACAGGCAGAATCGTCTCTCCGCCCCGGGCGGGGTGGAGGAGGCCGAGGACCTGGCCGATCCGGGTGCCGACTTCGTCGATCTGACCGTCGTCCAGCTCCAGCTCACGGGGCAGCGCCTGGAGACGGCGCGGGCGACACGCTGGCTGGAGCCCGACGACCGGGAACTGCTCTCCCTGTGGTGGCTGGAGTGCGCCGGCGAGCTCACGCGGGCCGAGGTCACGGCGGCTCTGGACCTCTCGCCCCAGCACGCGGCGGTCCGGGTCCAGCGGATGAAGGCGCAGTTGGAGGCGGCCCGCGTGGTGGTACGAGCCCTCGACGCGCGCCCGCGGTGCGAGGAACTTCGCATCGTGGTGGCCTCCTGGGACGGCAGGCCCTCGGCCCTGTGGCGCAAACGAATAGCCCGGCACGCGCGCGGCTGCACGCTCTGCAGCGGGTTGTGGAGCGGACTGATGCCCGCGGAAGGGCTGCTGGCCGGTCTGGCACTGATCGCGGCGTCACCCGCACTGCTCGCCATATTTGCTTCCGGTGCGCCCAAGCTCGCCGCGGCCGGCGCTGTCACACCGTTCGGCGACCCCGGTGGTGGCGCGGGCTCGGGCCCGGGCACCGGACGGCGTCGCATACGGGGCCGTACCGGATCGCGCAGCCAGTCCCGTCGGCGTCGGCGCATGCGTCGCCGGGCCGTCGGTGGCGCCGTCGTCGCCGCGTGCGTGGCGGGCGGCGGCCTGTGGTACTTCGGTACCGATTCCGGCACCGACGCCGATCGCGCGAACGCCGAGCGAAGTGCAGCCGTCCCGGTCCTGGATGTCTCCACGCCCAGCGCCTCGCCGTCGACTTCTCCCTCTCCGTCCCGGTCCGCGACCAAGCGGAAGAAGGCAAGCACCGCCAAGCCGGCGAGTCCTGCCGCGAAGAGCACACCCAGCGCCCCGGAGTCCCCCCGCCCGGCTCCTGCCGCGCCCAGCACACCGCAGTCGCAGCCGGATACCAGCGACGTCGCCGGCCAGGTCGTCGCGCTGGTCAACAAACAACGGTCAGCCGCCGGCTGCGGTCCGCTCACCGAGAACCCGCAACTGCAGAAGGCGGCCCAGGGCCAATCCGACGACATGGCCGCACGCCACTTCTTCGACCACACCAACCCGGACGGCGCGGATCCCGGGCAGCGCATCACCGCCGCCGGTTACCAGTGGTCCACCTATGGCGAGAACATCGCCCAGGGCCAGCAGACCGCCGCAGCCGTCATGGACTCCTGGATGAACAGCCCCGGCCACCGGGCGAACATCCTCAACTGCTCCTTCAAGGACATCGGCGTCGGCGTCCACAAGGGACAGGGCGGTCCCTGGTGGACGCAGGACTTCGGCGCCAAGATGTGA
- a CDS encoding helix-turn-helix domain-containing protein, whose protein sequence is MHRSDVHARTAAAVRVRRADDVLEMQRLARRGGIPVLLRRLAARAGADVLLMDSAGAMASPLQAPLGDAEGDLARRAVRELTVRGLKSVTIDHDGLTCIALPLDGPRGVCMPVLAAVFSQPTTSEVPLLLADASSALSLSWMTEHTRQQQCRLKLADARMREAVMHLLMNGQATAARQIAGTLRPALPATIRVYVIEGPPGVRNQVVEELSEAAERAWVVPCPVYAHHIFVLAPAASDADPGHAPKWTRSASLKAGCCIGVSDVVSLHDTATGYAQAFHALAAARHRTERQSSFTSNPDLALTIGPELATWARGFLAPVHAHRARRPQDPDGPELLATLASWLSFSSRATAHLKIHRNTLSARLAAIQKLLDLDLDRLADQAALALALRAIAPGSSAHPQHSAGLVPSLDELLQLPHVTAWADRQFRPLRAPVIPTCIPDTLATWLRLDARIAPTALALSLSTSAVRKRLARSESLLQRSLLRSPSAAHDLWLAQRSLDLTARKPAPA, encoded by the coding sequence ATGCACCGTAGCGATGTGCACGCGCGGACGGCGGCGGCCGTCCGGGTTCGACGGGCCGATGACGTGCTGGAAATGCAACGCCTCGCTCGCAGAGGCGGCATCCCGGTGCTGCTGCGCCGGCTGGCCGCCCGCGCCGGAGCCGACGTGCTCCTCATGGACTCCGCGGGTGCCATGGCCTCCCCGCTGCAAGCGCCCCTTGGCGACGCCGAAGGGGACCTCGCCCGGCGCGCGGTGCGAGAACTCACCGTCCGGGGGCTGAAGTCCGTGACCATCGACCACGACGGGCTCACCTGCATCGCCCTGCCCCTCGACGGCCCGCGAGGCGTGTGCATGCCTGTGCTCGCCGCCGTGTTCTCCCAGCCGACGACATCTGAAGTGCCGCTCCTGCTTGCGGACGCCTCATCCGCCCTGAGTCTGAGCTGGATGACGGAACACACCCGGCAGCAGCAGTGTCGGCTGAAGCTCGCCGACGCCCGCATGCGGGAAGCGGTCATGCACCTTCTGATGAACGGTCAGGCCACCGCCGCACGCCAGATCGCGGGGACACTGCGACCCGCGCTGCCCGCGACGATTCGGGTGTACGTCATCGAAGGGCCGCCCGGCGTACGGAACCAGGTGGTGGAAGAGCTGAGCGAGGCGGCTGAGCGCGCATGGGTCGTGCCCTGTCCCGTCTACGCCCACCACATATTCGTACTCGCGCCCGCCGCCTCCGACGCAGACCCCGGCCACGCCCCGAAATGGACCAGGTCGGCGTCGCTGAAAGCCGGCTGCTGTATCGGCGTGAGTGACGTGGTGTCGCTACACGATACCGCCACCGGCTATGCCCAGGCCTTTCATGCCCTGGCGGCCGCACGCCACCGCACCGAACGGCAGTCCTCGTTCACCAGCAACCCCGACCTGGCACTCACCATCGGCCCGGAGCTCGCCACTTGGGCCCGGGGCTTTCTCGCGCCGGTCCACGCCCACCGTGCCAGACGACCGCAGGACCCTGACGGCCCCGAGTTGCTGGCCACGCTCGCGTCATGGCTCAGCTTCTCCTCGCGTGCGACCGCCCACCTGAAGATCCACCGCAACACTTTGTCCGCACGCCTGGCCGCCATCCAGAAACTCCTGGACCTGGACCTGGATCGACTCGCCGATCAAGCCGCCCTGGCCCTCGCACTTCGCGCGATCGCGCCAGGCAGCTCCGCCCATCCGCAACACAGCGCCGGACTGGTGCCCTCCCTGGACGAACTCCTCCAGCTGCCCCACGTCACGGCCTGGGCGGACCGCCAATTCCGGCCTTTGCGCGCTCCCGTGATCCCGACCTGTATCCCCGACACACTCGCCACCTGGTTACGCCTCGACGCACGTATCGCACCGACCGCGTTGGCGCTGTCCCTCTCGACATCCGCCGTCCGCAAACGCCTGGCACGCAGCGAATCACTGCTCCAGCGTTCGCTGCTACGGTCCCCCAGCGCCGCCCACGATCTGTGGCTCGCGCAACGGTCCCTCGACCTGACCGCGCGGAAACCGGCGCCGGCTTAG
- a CDS encoding alpha/beta fold hydrolase, whose protein sequence is MRRHVLPLHRHVRLNSIDVHIAEQGEGPLVLLLHGFPEAWYSWRHPIDAIAAAGYRVVAPDQRGYGTTDRPDGIDQHSIFHLVGDVVALIREFGEEQAVVEQCFGAGFYQNYFQDPGVADADLGRDVAATLRLTYGAVRSPEPSLGFLGRFAEPETLPSWLTEEDLATFVYRNLDRNGELTAAWQDAPITPPSLYISGENDAVRTFYAMDDAVRAVVQNLRGVIDLTSGRR, encoded by the coding sequence GTGAGGAGACACGTCCTGCCACTCCACCGTCACGTCCGTCTCAACAGCATCGACGTCCACATCGCCGAGCAGGGCGAAGGACCACTCGTCCTGCTGCTGCACGGCTTCCCGGAGGCGTGGTACTCCTGGCGGCACCCGATCGACGCCATCGCGGCCGCCGGCTACCGCGTGGTCGCGCCGGACCAGCGCGGCTACGGCACCACCGACCGGCCCGACGGCATCGACCAGCACTCGATCTTCCACCTCGTCGGCGACGTCGTCGCGCTCATCCGCGAGTTCGGCGAGGAACAGGCCGTCGTCGAGCAGTGTTTCGGCGCGGGCTTCTACCAGAACTACTTCCAGGACCCGGGAGTTGCGGATGCCGACCTGGGCAGGGACGTCGCGGCCACCCTGCGCCTGACCTACGGCGCCGTCCGCAGTCCCGAGCCCTCGCTCGGCTTCCTCGGCCGGTTCGCCGAACCCGAGACGCTGCCGTCCTGGCTCACCGAGGAAGACCTGGCCACCTTCGTGTACCGCAACCTCGACCGCAACGGGGAGCTGACCGCCGCATGGCAGGACGCCCCGATCACCCCGCCGTCGCTGTACATCAGCGGTGAGAACGACGCTGTGCGCACCTTCTACGCGATGGACGACGCCGTGCGGGCCGTCGTGCAGAACCTGCGCGGCGTCATCGACCTTACGTCTGGACGCCGGTGA
- a CDS encoding glycoside hydrolase family 31 protein, which produces MLLAVSCLALALPVALPPQARAAGENPAAAPPKLDATVGGLALTVPPSGNAPGYVLDVTTAQLELSTRRSGASVLVTAAGDAGALRFRLDGSWQHATRVTGWTWRGGTLTLTADTTAQGATVQARITPSADRYALDWNVKGAAPDRLGLAYDLKSAGHWYGQGEAETPQGGPGTDQPWPLDSGEVVHPAFSPSSYDMIDPFWYTSGATGLRVDTGHVMDVSINGGKDGLARFDIESPDPYKATVFVESTPLEVYRDYVGIVGKPAKSDATYEQYAEPVWNSWAQFYTHVDQTRLLDYAQDLHDNGLGGHTLQLDDKWESDYGNMTFDAKAYPDPKAMSDKIHRLGFDFGLWVTLWINLDSDQYRYAADHGYLLKDAGDTTKPCTVTWWNGTAGIVDLANPEAKAWYVGRLRKLMSTYGVDGLKFDTRFFDDKCAPHDGYQPTDYQRLGAELADGFDLQGVGIRVHWDTTAHHAGFVTRQVDKGTGWNSLRASVTQNLAISTIGYPFVTTDMIGGSSSEPPPSKQVLVRWAQSAALQPLMYSSTSPVDTIDVTTGKKVTYDRQTIDLYRQAIARHERLAPYIWDQVRQTLKTGDPIMRPLFFDFPRDPAAYTVTDEWMLGPAVLAAPQLTDRATRTVHLPPGVWYDVHHGTVIHGPRTLPGYATPLGVTPAFVNLGARGATQALRALRAADAPALPMPMPLAQKIPSDNQVRPTVVPVDGHPRPHRPVPLPDLPTTERLPRVRQP; this is translated from the coding sequence ATGCTCCTCGCCGTTTCCTGCCTGGCTCTCGCGCTCCCCGTGGCCCTGCCCCCGCAGGCCCGGGCAGCCGGAGAGAACCCGGCGGCCGCCCCGCCCAAGCTGGACGCCACCGTCGGCGGACTCGCGCTCACCGTCCCACCGAGCGGCAACGCCCCCGGCTACGTTCTCGATGTGACGACCGCTCAACTGGAACTGTCCACCAGACGCTCCGGCGCATCCGTACTGGTCACCGCGGCCGGCGACGCCGGAGCCCTGCGCTTCCGCCTCGACGGCAGCTGGCAGCACGCCACCAGGGTCACCGGCTGGACCTGGCGCGGCGGCACCCTGACCCTCACCGCGGACACGACCGCCCAAGGCGCCACCGTGCAGGCCCGGATCACACCGTCCGCCGACCGCTACGCACTCGACTGGAACGTCAAGGGCGCCGCCCCCGACCGGCTGGGCCTCGCCTACGACCTGAAGTCCGCAGGTCACTGGTACGGCCAGGGTGAGGCCGAGACCCCACAGGGCGGGCCCGGCACCGACCAGCCGTGGCCGCTCGACAGCGGCGAGGTCGTCCACCCCGCCTTCAGCCCGTCCTCGTACGACATGATCGATCCCTTCTGGTACACCTCCGGCGCGACCGGACTGCGGGTGGACACCGGGCACGTCATGGACGTGTCGATCAACGGCGGCAAGGACGGGCTCGCCCGCTTCGACATCGAATCCCCCGATCCCTACAAGGCGACCGTCTTCGTGGAGTCCACCCCGCTGGAGGTCTACCGCGACTACGTCGGCATCGTCGGCAAGCCCGCCAAGAGCGACGCGACGTACGAGCAGTACGCCGAGCCGGTGTGGAACTCCTGGGCGCAGTTCTACACCCACGTCGACCAGACCCGGCTCCTGGACTACGCACAGGACCTGCACGACAACGGCCTGGGCGGTCACACGCTCCAGCTCGACGACAAGTGGGAGTCCGACTACGGGAACATGACCTTCGACGCGAAGGCCTACCCGGACCCCAAGGCCATGTCCGACAAGATCCACCGGCTCGGCTTCGACTTCGGCCTCTGGGTCACCCTCTGGATCAACCTGGACTCCGACCAGTACCGGTACGCCGCCGACCACGGCTATCTGCTCAAGGACGCGGGAGACACGACGAAGCCGTGCACGGTCACCTGGTGGAACGGCACCGCGGGCATCGTCGACCTCGCCAACCCCGAAGCCAAGGCCTGGTACGTCGGACGGCTCCGGAAGCTGATGAGCACCTATGGCGTCGACGGGCTGAAGTTCGACACCCGCTTCTTCGACGACAAGTGTGCCCCGCACGACGGCTACCAGCCCACCGACTACCAGCGGCTCGGCGCCGAACTCGCCGACGGTTTCGACCTCCAGGGCGTCGGTATCCGCGTCCACTGGGACACCACCGCCCACCACGCCGGATTCGTCACCCGGCAGGTGGACAAGGGGACCGGCTGGAACTCCCTGCGCGCCTCCGTCACCCAGAACCTCGCGATCTCCACGATCGGCTACCCCTTCGTCACCACCGACATGATCGGCGGCTCCAGCAGCGAGCCCCCGCCGAGCAAGCAGGTCCTGGTGCGCTGGGCCCAGTCCGCCGCGCTGCAGCCGCTCATGTACTCCTCCACCTCGCCCGTGGACACCATCGACGTGACGACCGGCAAGAAGGTCACCTACGACCGGCAGACCATCGACCTCTACCGCCAGGCGATCGCGCGGCACGAACGGCTCGCGCCCTACATCTGGGACCAGGTCCGGCAGACCCTGAAGACCGGCGACCCGATCATGCGTCCGCTGTTCTTCGACTTCCCGCGGGACCCGGCGGCCTACACGGTCACCGACGAGTGGATGCTCGGCCCGGCCGTCCTCGCCGCCCCACAGCTCACCGACCGCGCCACGCGCACCGTCCATCTCCCGCCCGGCGTCTGGTACGACGTCCACCACGGCACGGTGATCCACGGCCCCAGGACCCTCCCCGGCTATGCCACCCCGCTCGGCGTCACCCCCGCGTTCGTGAACCTCGGCGCGCGGGGCGCCACCCAGGCCCTGCGGGCGTTGCGAGCCGCCGACGCCCCCGCCTTGCCCATGCCCATGCCGCTCGCCCAGAAGATCCCTTCCGACAACCAGGTCCGGCCGACCGTCGTGCCCGTCGACGGGCACCCCCGCCCGCATCGCCCTGTCCCGCTCCCCGACCTTCCCACGACCGAGAGGCTCCCACGTGTCCGTCAGCCGTAG
- a CDS encoding alpha-N-acetylglucosaminidase TIM-barrel domain-containing protein: protein MDSDSHGAADVTRRGVLAGALVLGGLALPGGPWPAYAADDPEPAVAALRRLLPEHHDQFTLRPLAADGTDRFRVTGRTGRITVEGTSPAVLLTGVHTYLRRTVHASVSWTGDQLALPRRLPAPADELTGTANVPHRFVLNDTDEGYTGPYRDWDTWQRELDVLAAHGVNRILVYVGADAVYYDTFRRFPYTDAELRSWIPAPAHQPWWLLQNMSGFGGPVSRRLIERRAELAGRIVDRVRELGMTPVLPGYFGTVPDDFPARYGGDAAVVAQGTWGAFRRPDWLDPRTTAFRDVAAAFYRAQSDRFGDSTMYKMDLLHEGGNAGDVPVGEAARAVEAALQRAHPGAVWAILGWQTNPPRALLDAVDKTRMLIVDGLSDRFPTVTDRESDWGGTPYAYGSIWNFGGHTAIGANTPDWVEWYPKWRDKNGSRLSGIAAMPEASDNNAPALALLTDLAWTPGTIDLDDWFAAHAVSRYGGADPHAAAAWRALRATAYGMRRTDSWSEAPDGVFGARPSLTATKAASWSPEAARYDTVAFDPALSELLEIREELRDSPAYRYDIVDVARQVLSNRSRLLLPQIRAAHDAGDETLFGTLTRTWLSWMDLLDELLSTSRPHLLGSWLAQARAWGADRAERDRLEYDARSILTTWGGRANSDEGLHDYANREWAGLVGGLYRTRWQTYFDTLSCGKDPATIDWFALEDAWAHGHEAHPTEPHGSPYALARRVRDVLASAPYQSTLTAVADRGAVARNSPAVVTLALTHRNGFAPAHELALAFKLPAGLTAHPLDPVEAATLSPGETLTARFEIRLSGAPDTRGGRLVAVATQRDGGRTVAPLRLTTATEAGEPQRTVTS from the coding sequence ATGGACAGCGACAGTCACGGGGCCGCCGACGTCACCCGCAGAGGCGTTCTCGCGGGCGCGCTCGTCCTCGGCGGCCTCGCCCTGCCCGGGGGCCCATGGCCGGCGTACGCGGCAGACGACCCGGAACCCGCGGTGGCCGCGCTGCGGAGGCTGCTGCCCGAACACCACGACCAGTTCACGCTGCGGCCGCTCGCCGCGGACGGCACGGACCGGTTCCGGGTCACCGGTCGCACCGGCCGGATCACCGTCGAGGGCACCAGCCCCGCCGTCCTCCTCACCGGCGTCCACACCTACCTGCGGCGCACCGTACACGCCTCGGTCTCCTGGACCGGCGACCAGCTCGCGCTGCCCCGCCGGCTTCCCGCTCCCGCCGATGAGCTCACCGGGACGGCGAACGTGCCCCACCGATTCGTCCTCAACGACACCGACGAGGGCTACACCGGCCCCTACCGCGACTGGGACACCTGGCAACGCGAACTGGACGTCCTCGCCGCCCACGGCGTCAACCGCATCCTCGTCTACGTGGGCGCGGACGCCGTGTACTACGACACGTTCCGGCGCTTCCCGTACACGGACGCCGAGTTGCGGTCGTGGATCCCGGCCCCGGCCCACCAGCCGTGGTGGCTGCTGCAGAACATGTCGGGCTTCGGCGGCCCGGTCTCGCGCCGGCTCATCGAGCGGCGGGCGGAGCTGGCGGGGCGGATCGTCGACCGGGTGCGGGAACTGGGCATGACGCCGGTGCTGCCCGGCTACTTCGGCACGGTCCCCGACGACTTCCCCGCCCGGTACGGCGGGGACGCGGCGGTCGTGGCACAGGGAACCTGGGGCGCCTTCAGACGGCCCGACTGGCTCGACCCGCGCACCACGGCCTTCCGGGACGTGGCGGCCGCCTTCTACCGCGCCCAGTCGGACCGCTTCGGCGACAGCACGATGTACAAGATGGACCTGCTGCACGAGGGCGGCAACGCCGGCGACGTACCGGTGGGCGAGGCCGCCAGGGCCGTCGAGGCGGCTCTGCAGAGGGCACACCCCGGCGCGGTCTGGGCCATCCTCGGCTGGCAGACCAACCCGCCCCGAGCCCTGCTGGACGCCGTCGACAAGACCCGCATGCTGATCGTCGACGGGCTCTCCGACCGCTTCCCGACGGTCACCGACCGGGAGAGCGACTGGGGCGGCACTCCCTACGCCTACGGCAGCATCTGGAACTTCGGCGGCCACACCGCGATCGGCGCCAACACCCCCGACTGGGTGGAGTGGTACCCCAAGTGGCGTGACAAGAACGGCAGCCGACTGTCCGGGATCGCGGCGATGCCCGAGGCCTCCGACAACAACGCGCCCGCCCTCGCCCTGCTCACCGACCTGGCATGGACGCCCGGCACGATCGACCTGGACGACTGGTTCGCCGCCCACGCCGTCTCCCGCTACGGCGGCGCGGACCCGCATGCGGCCGCCGCCTGGCGCGCACTCCGCGCCACGGCCTACGGCATGCGGCGCACGGACTCCTGGAGCGAGGCCCCGGACGGCGTGTTCGGCGCCCGCCCGAGCCTGACCGCGACCAAAGCCGCCTCCTGGAGCCCGGAGGCCGCCCGCTACGACACCGTGGCCTTCGACCCGGCACTGAGTGAACTCCTGGAGATCCGGGAGGAGTTGAGAGACAGTCCCGCATACCGGTACGACATCGTGGACGTCGCCCGCCAGGTCCTGTCCAACCGCAGCCGTCTCCTGCTCCCGCAGATCAGGGCGGCCCACGACGCGGGCGACGAGACCCTGTTCGGCACGCTGACCCGCACCTGGCTGTCCTGGATGGACCTGCTGGACGAGCTGCTGTCGACGTCCCGCCCCCACCTGCTGGGCAGCTGGCTGGCCCAGGCGCGGGCCTGGGGCGCGGACCGCGCCGAGCGGGACCGCCTGGAGTACGACGCCCGGTCGATCCTCACCACCTGGGGCGGCCGGGCCAACAGTGACGAGGGCCTGCACGACTACGCCAACCGCGAGTGGGCAGGCCTGGTCGGGGGGCTGTACCGCACGCGCTGGCAGACGTACTTCGACACCCTGTCGTGCGGAAAGGACCCGGCCACGATCGACTGGTTCGCCCTTGAGGACGCCTGGGCACACGGCCACGAGGCGCATCCGACCGAGCCCCACGGGTCGCCGTACGCCCTGGCCCGCCGGGTGCGGGACGTCCTCGCGAGCGCCCCCTACCAGTCCACACTGACAGCGGTGGCAGACCGGGGCGCGGTGGCGCGCAACAGCCCGGCCGTCGTGACGCTCGCCCTCACCCACCGCAACGGGTTCGCGCCGGCACACGAGTTGGCCCTCGCCTTCAAGCTCCCCGCCGGCCTCACCGCGCACCCCCTCGACCCGGTGGAGGCGGCAACGCTGTCCCCCGGCGAAACACTCACCGCCCGCTTCGAGATCCGTCTCTCCGGGGCCCCGGACACCCGGGGCGGCCGGCTGGTCGCGGTGGCGACCCAGCGGGACGGCGGCAGGACGGTCGCTCCACTACGGCTGACGACGGCCACCGAAGCCGGCGAGCCGCAGCGCACGGTCACATCTTGA
- a CDS encoding GPP34 family phosphoprotein translates to MAVTLAEEIMLLSLDDESGVPEQRHAAGWAVAGGILLDLVLAGRLSVEGKYLEVADRTPTGEQLLDDRLVLIDSWLGGRDKRRVTHWLKRDHTKAAKAAMESLCARGVVVEQQHRALGLFPTRRYPEADGGPERELRQRLRAVVLDGAAPDERAAGLIALIHSAKLHRLAFPGVPRKEVADRMAEVADGQWAAESVRAAIRNMQTAIAAAAVAGT, encoded by the coding sequence ATGGCCGTCACGCTGGCCGAGGAGATCATGCTGTTGTCCCTGGACGATGAGTCCGGGGTGCCGGAGCAGCGGCACGCGGCGGGCTGGGCCGTCGCTGGCGGGATCCTGCTGGACCTGGTTCTCGCCGGGAGGTTGTCCGTCGAGGGCAAGTACCTCGAAGTGGCGGACAGAACACCGACCGGTGAGCAATTGCTCGATGACCGACTGGTGCTGATTGACTCCTGGCTGGGCGGCCGCGACAAGCGGCGCGTGACGCACTGGCTGAAAAGGGACCACACCAAGGCCGCCAAGGCGGCTATGGAAAGCCTGTGCGCGCGCGGCGTGGTCGTCGAACAGCAGCACAGGGCCCTCGGGCTGTTCCCCACACGTCGCTACCCTGAGGCCGACGGCGGGCCCGAGAGGGAGCTGCGGCAACGGCTCCGGGCCGTCGTCCTGGACGGCGCAGCCCCGGACGAGCGCGCGGCGGGCCTCATCGCCCTGATCCACTCCGCCAAGCTGCACCGCCTGGCATTTCCCGGCGTCCCGCGCAAGGAGGTGGCCGACCGGATGGCAGAGGTCGCGGACGGCCAGTGGGCGGCCGAGAGCGTTCGCGCCGCGATCCGCAACATGCAGACGGCCATCGCGGCTGCCGCTGTCGCCGGCACGTAG